From a region of the Halolamina sp. CBA1230 genome:
- a CDS encoding NAD(P)/FAD-dependent oxidoreductase, with protein sequence MDDETGGTPSDHDVAIVGGGPAGCSAGVFTARAGLDTVIFDRGRSSIQRCAHLENYLGFPGGVDIGTFYDLLHDHVADAGGEVVPDLVESVEHGDEARFRVERQSGETVTARRVIAATRYDAGEYLRGLDDAMFVTTEYDGETREQFDDEYADADGSTPVEGLFVASPSGPTSQQAIMAAGRGARVGVAVVEAARREREYPEPLADYYDWVRAESERTGEWSERDRWREFYDGRFPDDHDLSPDRVEEIREREIDRRLDQYVGDETIERRSNAGQRRLLDHVDDDLVLEAAREIEAERGTTEPDD encoded by the coding sequence ATGGACGACGAGACAGGGGGGACGCCGTCCGACCACGACGTCGCGATCGTCGGCGGCGGCCCCGCCGGCTGTTCGGCGGGCGTGTTCACCGCCCGCGCCGGGCTCGATACGGTGATATTCGACCGCGGCCGCTCGTCGATCCAACGGTGTGCCCACCTGGAGAACTACCTCGGCTTCCCGGGCGGCGTCGACATCGGGACGTTCTACGACCTGCTGCACGACCACGTCGCGGACGCGGGCGGAGAGGTCGTCCCGGATCTCGTCGAGTCGGTCGAACACGGCGACGAGGCCCGTTTCCGCGTCGAGCGCCAGTCCGGCGAGACCGTGACGGCCCGCCGGGTGATCGCCGCCACGCGCTACGACGCCGGCGAGTACCTGCGCGGCCTCGATGACGCGATGTTCGTGACCACGGAGTACGACGGGGAGACGCGGGAGCAGTTCGACGACGAGTACGCCGACGCGGACGGCTCGACGCCGGTCGAGGGGCTATTCGTCGCCTCCCCGTCCGGCCCGACCAGCCAGCAGGCGATCATGGCCGCGGGCCGCGGTGCCCGGGTCGGCGTCGCCGTGGTCGAGGCGGCTCGGCGCGAACGGGAGTACCCCGAGCCCCTCGCCGACTACTACGACTGGGTGCGCGCCGAGAGCGAGCGCACCGGTGAGTGGAGCGAGCGCGACCGCTGGCGGGAGTTCTACGACGGGCGCTTCCCCGACGACCACGACCTCTCCCCGGATCGGGTCGAGGAGATCCGCGAGCGGGAGATCGACCGACGGCTCGACCAGTACGTGGGCGACGAGACGATCGAGCGCCGTTCGAACGCGGGGCAACGCCGGCTGCTCGACCACGTCGACGACGACCTCGTGCTCGAAGCCGCCCGCGAGATCGAGGCCGAACGCGGGACGACGGAACCGGACGACTGA